From the genome of Gemmatimonadaceae bacterium, one region includes:
- a CDS encoding ABC transporter permease has product MRKLWIVAQREFMERVRSRWFIVSTILVPGLLGLSIFIPIFFTSRAAPSPDMARVTIIDASGSGFGAGLAARLDGGVTGDTAAEYVDVVPGAIAAAESTATRDVIAGRRKGYLVVGPLLWPKPDVRYAGSNATSTIDMSRLQRLVHDELIATRLRSAGMDPHQVDALTALDLQMSTERLTARGRGGSGEIGSVVAFIVAFLLYITIFFYGQIVMRGVMEEKQTRVAETVVSSVRPDTLLFGKILGVGGVAGAQLLISGLATMFLIQQRAPILARLHIEAGSFSLPHVAPGMAALLVVYFILGYIVYSSLFAAIGSMTSSEQDAQQVQMPVTLLLVITALFIQPVSFTPESALSEALSFIPFSSPIIMPLRLSLVPIPAWKVALSLATLAGGCWLAVWIAARIYRTGLLMYGKRPSPRELLRWVRASR; this is encoded by the coding sequence ATGCGTAAGCTCTGGATCGTCGCGCAGCGCGAATTCATGGAGCGCGTCCGATCGCGCTGGTTCATCGTGAGCACGATTCTCGTGCCTGGCCTTCTCGGGCTCTCGATTTTCATTCCGATCTTCTTCACCTCGCGCGCCGCGCCGTCGCCGGACATGGCGCGCGTCACGATCATCGACGCCTCGGGCAGCGGGTTCGGCGCCGGTCTGGCGGCGCGCCTCGACGGCGGCGTCACCGGCGACACCGCCGCCGAGTACGTCGACGTGGTTCCGGGGGCAATCGCAGCAGCGGAATCCACAGCCACCCGTGACGTGATCGCCGGGCGGCGCAAAGGCTACCTGGTGGTGGGTCCGCTCTTGTGGCCGAAGCCCGACGTGCGCTATGCGGGGTCGAACGCGACATCGACGATCGACATGTCGCGCCTTCAGCGCCTGGTCCACGACGAGTTGATCGCGACCCGGCTTCGTTCCGCGGGAATGGACCCGCACCAGGTCGATGCACTCACGGCCCTGGACCTCCAGATGTCCACCGAACGCCTAACGGCGCGCGGCCGCGGCGGATCCGGCGAGATCGGGAGCGTCGTCGCGTTCATCGTGGCGTTTCTGCTCTACATCACGATCTTTTTCTACGGCCAGATCGTCATGCGCGGCGTGATGGAAGAAAAGCAGACCCGCGTCGCCGAGACCGTGGTGTCGAGCGTCAGGCCGGATACGCTGCTGTTTGGAAAAATTCTGGGTGTGGGCGGCGTGGCCGGCGCGCAGCTGCTCATCTCCGGCCTGGCGACGATGTTTCTCATCCAGCAGCGCGCACCGATATTGGCGCGGCTGCACATCGAGGCGGGCAGCTTTTCGCTGCCGCACGTGGCGCCCGGGATGGCAGCGCTGCTGGTCGTGTATTTCATCCTCGGCTACATCGTCTACTCGTCCTTGTTCGCGGCGATCGGCTCGATGACGAGCAGCGAGCAGGACGCGCAGCAGGTGCAGATGCCGGTCACGCTGCTGCTGGTGATCACGGCGCTGTTCATTCAGCCGGTGAGCTTCACGCCCGAGAGCGCGCTTTCGGAAGCGTTGTCGTTCATTCCGTTTTCATCGCCGATCATCATGCCGCTGCGCTTGAGCCTCGTGCCGATTCCGGCATGGAAGGTGGCGCTTTCGCTGGCAACGCTCGCGGGGGGATGTTGGCTGGCGGTGTGGATTGCAGCGCGGATCTATCGCACGGGCTTGCTCATGTACGGCAAGCGTCCGTCGCCCCGCGAGCTGCTTCGCTGGGTTCGCGCGAGCCGCTAG
- a CDS encoding ABC transporter permease: protein MEPVARTSFAPRSFAAHRTASILAGLCGSIFLLFLVAPIARLVAGGGTSGVAELFTDAELRGALWLTAVTATVAMAAGALGGTPLAYLLARRAFRGKAVVAAVLDLPLLIPHPVAGIALLLILGRGSAVGRALLHAGIQVAGSPVGIVCAMVFVSAPLYISAAREAFARVDTRYESVARTLGDPAWRAFRRVTLPLSMRGLIAALVVMWARAVSEFGAIVILTYNPKVASVLAYDRFTGFGLTEALPVAAVLSILALVPLIALRALRPDRGAGMDG from the coding sequence ATGGAACCGGTCGCGCGGACGTCATTCGCTCCGCGCTCGTTCGCGGCGCACCGCACGGCGAGCATCCTCGCGGGCTTGTGCGGATCGATTTTTCTACTGTTTCTGGTTGCGCCGATCGCGCGGCTGGTTGCAGGTGGCGGCACGTCCGGTGTAGCGGAGCTCTTCACGGACGCCGAGCTCCGCGGTGCGCTGTGGCTCACCGCGGTGACGGCGACGGTGGCCATGGCCGCCGGTGCGTTAGGCGGCACGCCGCTGGCGTACCTGTTGGCGCGACGGGCCTTCCGGGGGAAAGCCGTCGTTGCCGCGGTGCTCGACCTGCCGCTGCTCATTCCGCATCCCGTGGCCGGCATCGCGCTCTTGTTGATCCTGGGGCGCGGCAGCGCCGTTGGGCGGGCGCTGCTGCACGCCGGCATCCAGGTGGCCGGCTCGCCGGTCGGCATCGTGTGCGCGATGGTGTTCGTGTCGGCGCCGCTTTATATCAGCGCCGCACGGGAGGCATTCGCTCGTGTCGATACGAGGTACGAGTCCGTGGCACGTACGTTGGGCGATCCCGCATGGCGGGCGTTCCGGCGGGTGACGCTGCCGCTCTCGATGCGCGGATTGATCGCCGCCTTAGTGGTGATGTGGGCGCGAGCTGTGAGCGAGTTCGGGGCGATCGTGATTCTCACCTACAATCCGAAAGTGGCGAGCGTGCTCGCGTACGATCGGTTCACCGGTTTCGGCCTAACGGAAGCGCTGCCCGTGGCCGCCGTGCTCTCGATCCTGGCGCTCGTCCCGTTGATCGCCCTGCGCGCACTGCGTCCCGATCGCGGCGCGGGAATGGACGGGTGA
- a CDS encoding ABC transporter ATP-binding protein, translating to MIDVAGLGTQVGTFRLQDVTFTVPHGQYGVVIGPAGSGKTTLLETIAGVIAPHAGHIALDGRDVTAAPPEDRRLGIVYQHGYLFPHLSVERNVAYGAADLAFATEIAGRVGARALYDRPVPALSGGERQLVALARALAVRPSVLLLDEPFSALDPRSRTIARRTVRALHRELGITVLQVTHDFTEAGLLGDVAVLLDHGRVLQAGPPDDVFRRPASPYVAEFLGAENVFAGTVRALGNGDPEAAELRNQRPSPDGHRSLEFRAGPLTIYAVGDAADGATHAVIRAEEIVLSREPSPTSARNQFAGTIDEIATLGALTRVSVDVGGAVLVAALTTRSAQELGLARGGRIYASFKAMAVHLC from the coding sequence GTGATCGACGTTGCCGGGCTCGGCACGCAGGTCGGGACGTTCCGGTTGCAGGACGTGACGTTCACGGTACCGCACGGGCAGTACGGCGTCGTGATCGGACCGGCCGGCTCCGGCAAGACGACCTTGCTCGAGACGATCGCGGGCGTGATCGCGCCGCACGCCGGGCACATCGCGCTCGACGGACGCGACGTGACCGCCGCGCCGCCCGAGGATCGGCGGCTGGGCATCGTGTACCAACATGGCTACCTGTTTCCGCACCTGAGTGTGGAGCGCAACGTGGCCTACGGGGCCGCGGATCTCGCGTTCGCGACCGAGATCGCCGGCCGCGTGGGGGCACGGGCGTTGTACGACCGGCCCGTGCCGGCGCTGAGCGGAGGCGAGCGCCAGCTGGTGGCGCTCGCTCGCGCGTTAGCCGTTAGGCCATCGGTGCTGTTGCTCGACGAGCCGTTCAGCGCTCTGGATCCGCGATCGCGCACGATCGCGCGGCGGACCGTGCGCGCGCTGCACCGCGAGCTGGGCATCACGGTGCTCCAGGTGACGCACGATTTCACCGAGGCGGGGTTGCTGGGTGACGTGGCGGTCTTGCTCGACCACGGCCGGGTGCTGCAGGCCGGGCCGCCCGATGACGTGTTTCGGCGGCCCGCGTCTCCGTATGTCGCCGAGTTCCTCGGCGCCGAGAACGTGTTCGCGGGAACGGTTCGCGCGTTAGGCAACGGCGATCCGGAGGCCGCCGAGCTGCGAAACCAGCGCCCATCGCCGGACGGACACCGGTCGCTGGAATTCCGCGCCGGCCCCCTCACCATCTATGCGGTCGGCGATGCCGCTGATGGCGCAACCCACGCCGTGATTCGGGCGGAGGAAATCGTGTTGTCTCGGGAGCCGAGCCCGACCTCGGCGCGGAACCAGTTTGCCGGTACGATCGATGAGATCGCGACGTTGGGCGCGCTCACGCGGGTGTCGGTCGACGTCGGCGGTGCGGTGCTCGTCGCGGCGCTCACCACACGCTCGGCGCAAGAGCTCGGGTTGGCGCGCGGGGGCCGGATCTACGCGTCGTTCAAGGCGATGGCCGTGCATTTGTGCTGA
- a CDS encoding LysR family transcriptional regulator: MLIVLHGGDKVIGPRFIQLLEEIHARGSIRAAASALGIGYRHALAWITRAESLVGQALVERHAGGSTGGGARLTETALRVARAYRRVNASIHHLVERAEREILDS, from the coding sequence GTGCTCATCGTGCTGCACGGCGGCGACAAGGTCATCGGGCCGCGATTCATCCAGCTGCTGGAGGAGATCCACGCCCGGGGGTCGATCCGCGCCGCCGCTTCAGCGTTAGGCATCGGCTACCGGCACGCGCTGGCGTGGATCACCCGCGCCGAGTCGCTCGTTGGGCAGGCGTTGGTGGAGCGGCACGCCGGCGGGTCGACCGGCGGCGGCGCGCGCCTAACGGAAACGGCGCTGCGGGTGGCGCGCGCCTACCGCCGCGTCAATGCGTCGATCCACCACCTGGTCGAGCGTGCCGAGCGCGAGATCCTCGACAGCTGA
- a CDS encoding sigma-54 dependent transcriptional regulator, producing the protein MSGPSVLVVDDERTLARSIKAYLSESGYDAEVAGDAEHALNLLDKLRPDVVFADLRLPGMSGITLMQRIHEFDKAIPVIIMTAFGTIEGAVEAVKLGAFDYLKKPVDLEELKLLADRARETSLLKHELSYHRKRAAADLHFAQLIGESPPMRAVLDRARQIAALEDTPPVLITGETGTGKGLLARTIHASGRLAAKPFIELTCTALPANLIEAELFGYERGAFTDAKESKIGLFEAAEGGTLFLDEVGDVEVSLQGKLLRAVEEGVVRRVGGLRDRKVNVHIIAATNRDLERDAQTGAFRKDLFFRLAVIVLHLPPLRDRGQDVNLLADRFLSRFTAKYGKDVRGIDRDARAAMLAYPWPGNVRELSHVIERAVLWSQGDTLEAKHLSLMSSVDASSPLPANGVELSQLERSLIEQALREAAGNQTKAAQRLGISRDTLRYRLKKFGL; encoded by the coding sequence GTGAGCGGCCCCAGCGTCCTGGTGGTGGACGACGAGCGCACGCTCGCGCGCTCGATCAAAGCCTATTTGTCGGAGAGCGGCTACGACGCGGAGGTAGCCGGCGACGCCGAGCACGCGCTGAACCTGCTCGACAAGCTGAGGCCCGACGTCGTGTTCGCCGATCTGCGGTTGCCGGGCATGAGCGGGATCACGCTCATGCAGCGCATCCACGAATTCGACAAGGCGATTCCCGTCATTATCATGACGGCGTTCGGCACCATCGAGGGCGCCGTGGAAGCCGTCAAGTTAGGCGCGTTCGACTACCTCAAAAAGCCCGTCGATCTGGAGGAGCTGAAGCTGCTCGCCGACCGAGCGCGCGAAACGTCGCTGCTCAAGCACGAGCTGTCGTATCACCGCAAACGCGCCGCCGCCGATCTGCATTTCGCCCAACTCATCGGCGAGTCCCCGCCCATGCGTGCGGTGCTCGACCGCGCCCGGCAGATCGCGGCGCTCGAAGACACGCCGCCGGTGCTCATTACCGGCGAAACCGGTACGGGGAAGGGCCTGCTCGCGCGAACGATCCACGCGTCGGGCCGCCTCGCCGCCAAGCCGTTCATCGAGCTCACATGCACTGCACTGCCGGCCAACCTCATCGAAGCGGAGTTGTTCGGCTACGAGCGAGGCGCGTTCACCGACGCAAAGGAGTCGAAGATCGGGTTGTTCGAGGCGGCGGAAGGCGGGACGCTGTTTCTCGACGAGGTGGGCGACGTCGAGGTGTCGCTGCAGGGCAAGCTGCTGCGCGCCGTGGAAGAGGGAGTCGTTAGGCGGGTGGGCGGCCTGCGCGACCGCAAAGTAAACGTCCACATCATCGCCGCGACGAATCGCGACCTCGAGCGCGACGCGCAAACCGGCGCGTTCCGCAAGGATCTGTTCTTTCGCCTCGCGGTCATCGTGCTGCACCTGCCGCCGCTGCGTGACCGGGGACAAGACGTCAACCTCCTGGCCGATCGGTTCCTCTCGCGGTTCACGGCCAAGTACGGGAAGGACGTGCGCGGCATCGATCGCGATGCGCGAGCGGCAATGCTGGCGTACCCGTGGCCGGGCAACGTTCGCGAGCTGAGCCATGTGATCGAGCGCGCGGTACTCTGGAGCCAGGGCGACACGCTCGAGGCCAAGCATCTTTCGCTGATGAGCTCGGTCGACGCATCGAGCCCTTTGCCGGCAAATGGAGTCGAGCTGTCGCAGTTGGAGCGATCGCTCATCGAGCAGGCGCTGCGAGAAGCCGCCGGCAATCAAACAAAGGCCGCCCAGCGACTCGGTATCAGCCGTGATACGCTGCGCTATCGACTCAAGAAGTTCGGCCTCTAG
- the pqqE gene encoding pyrroloquinoline quinone biosynthesis protein PqqE yields MQTERRPTTLLAELTHRCPLHCPYCSNPLDLVLSKAELGTEDWKRVISEARQLGVLQLGLSGGEPLLRRDLEEIVTHAHGEGLYSTLVTSALGMTHERLDRLVDAGLEHVQISFQDSERDSAERIAGTRSWEAKHRAAAWVKARDVAFSVNVVLHRANLDRLEQIIDMAAALGADRVELANTQYYGWAVANRDALMPTRAQVERSAEIADRKTAEYKGRMQIIYVLPDYYSEFPKPCYGGWGSLYIMVAPNGNVLPCHAASQITSLTFDNVRHRSLEWIWENSSAFQAFRGDEWMREPCRSCARKHVDFGGCRCQAFALTGDARNTDPVCTLSPNRPMIDALLDRPDAPDGAYVYRKMPGPKDRVLEPAS; encoded by the coding sequence ATGCAGACAGAACGCCGGCCGACCACGCTGCTCGCGGAACTGACGCACCGCTGTCCGTTGCATTGCCCGTACTGCTCCAATCCGCTCGATCTCGTGCTGTCCAAGGCTGAGCTCGGGACCGAGGACTGGAAGCGGGTGATCAGCGAAGCGCGGCAGCTGGGCGTGCTGCAGCTCGGTCTTTCCGGCGGCGAGCCGCTTTTGCGCCGCGACCTCGAGGAGATCGTCACCCACGCGCACGGCGAAGGCTTGTACAGCACGCTCGTGACCTCTGCGTTAGGCATGACGCACGAGCGCCTGGATCGGCTGGTGGACGCCGGCCTCGAACACGTGCAGATCTCCTTTCAGGACTCGGAACGGGACAGCGCCGAGCGCATTGCCGGAACGCGCAGTTGGGAGGCCAAGCACCGGGCCGCGGCGTGGGTCAAAGCACGCGACGTCGCGTTCTCGGTGAACGTGGTGCTGCACCGCGCGAATCTCGACCGGCTGGAGCAGATCATCGACATGGCCGCTGCGTTAGGCGCCGACCGCGTCGAGCTGGCCAACACGCAGTACTACGGGTGGGCCGTGGCCAATCGTGACGCGCTCATGCCCACGCGCGCGCAGGTTGAGCGCAGCGCCGAAATCGCCGACCGAAAGACCGCCGAGTACAAGGGGCGGATGCAGATCATCTACGTGCTGCCGGATTATTACAGTGAATTCCCGAAACCGTGTTACGGCGGGTGGGGTTCGCTGTACATCATGGTCGCGCCGAACGGCAACGTGCTGCCGTGTCACGCCGCGTCGCAGATCACATCGCTCACGTTCGACAACGTTCGCCATCGCAGCCTCGAATGGATCTGGGAGAACTCGAGCGCGTTCCAGGCCTTTCGTGGCGACGAGTGGATGCGCGAGCCGTGCCGGAGCTGCGCCCGCAAACACGTCGATTTCGGTGGATGCCGCTGCCAGGCGTTCGCCCTCACGGGCGACGCGCGCAACACCGACCCCGTGTGCACGCTCTCACCGAACCGCCCGATGATCGACGCGTTGCTCGATCGCCCCGACGCGCCCGACGGCGCGTACGTCTATCGCAAGATGCCCGGTCCGAAAGACCGCGTGCTGGAACCGGCATCGTGA
- a CDS encoding extracellular solute-binding protein has product MRFVLPAVLAVAASCGRRTPASGSGAIVVYTAASVAIPIRAALDTFAAHQHVAVQQENGGSLDIARKLTELHEIPDVVVLADYDVFPKLLMPGQTTWYAEFARNRMVLAFTNTSKFASQVDSLNWPQILQRPGVQVGRANPDLDPNGYRTLLTMQLAERYYEQPGLYDKLMKLSPAKNMRPREADLVGVLQAGEFDYIWSYESLARATKLRYVTLPSAIDLGTPADTDLYAQATVKVAGKTPKDTLTIKGEPIVYALSIPTRAPHPAAARAFVSFLLSREGRSLLRANKLEALDTPVIIGRGAPASVRAAVTAP; this is encoded by the coding sequence GTGCGCTTCGTGCTTCCGGCCGTTCTCGCCGTGGCCGCATCCTGCGGCAGGAGAACGCCGGCCTCCGGCAGCGGCGCGATCGTGGTCTACACCGCGGCGAGCGTCGCCATTCCCATCCGCGCCGCGCTCGACACATTCGCCGCGCACCAGCACGTGGCCGTTCAGCAGGAAAACGGCGGCAGTCTCGACATCGCGCGCAAGCTCACCGAGCTGCACGAAATTCCCGACGTCGTCGTGCTTGCCGACTACGACGTCTTCCCGAAGCTGCTCATGCCGGGTCAGACGACGTGGTACGCCGAGTTTGCGCGCAACCGCATGGTGCTGGCGTTCACGAACACGTCGAAGTTCGCGTCGCAGGTAGACAGCCTGAACTGGCCGCAGATCCTGCAGCGGCCCGGCGTGCAAGTCGGGCGGGCGAACCCCGATCTCGATCCGAACGGCTATCGGACGCTGCTCACGATGCAACTCGCCGAGCGCTACTATGAGCAGCCCGGGTTGTACGACAAATTGATGAAGCTGTCACCGGCGAAAAACATGCGGCCCAGAGAGGCAGATTTGGTGGGCGTGTTGCAGGCCGGCGAGTTTGATTACATCTGGTCGTACGAATCGCTCGCGCGGGCGACCAAGCTGCGGTACGTCACGCTCCCTTCCGCGATCGACCTCGGTACGCCGGCGGACACCGACCTCTATGCGCAGGCAACGGTGAAGGTGGCGGGAAAGACCCCCAAGGATACGCTGACGATCAAGGGCGAGCCCATCGTGTATGCCCTGTCGATTCCGACACGCGCTCCGCATCCGGCGGCGGCGAGGGCGTTCGTGTCCTTCCTGTTGTCGCGCGAAGGGCGGAGTCTGTTGCGCGCGAACAAGCTCGAAGCGTTGGACACGCCGGTGATCATCGGTCGCGGAGCGCCCGCATCGGTGCGGGCGGCGGTAACGGCGCCGTGA
- a CDS encoding ATP-binding cassette domain-containing protein yields the protein MTVAVDIDHVSKRFANHVAVRDLSLQIPAGMVYGLLGPNGAGKTTTIRMVLDVIEPDTGSIRILGSPNGQPGVVDRVGYLPEERGLYRRMTVRRVLLFLAQLKGVPAADAAKRIDAWLERLQLITPERDWGDARVEELSRGMQQKVQFIGALVHDPVVMILDEPFSALDPINAQALKDIIIELKHAGKTVIFSTHLMESAERLCDAVCIIANGRKLVDGTLADVRRAHGVRQVALALEGGSHNGVSRVLADRTLVARVDDSNQMMELDLAPEADPQQLLRALLEAGAIVQRFELVQPSLHRVFVDRVSALSSNGESMGGADA from the coding sequence ATGACCGTCGCTGTCGACATCGATCACGTCTCCAAACGCTTCGCCAACCACGTCGCCGTCCGCGACCTCTCACTCCAGATTCCCGCCGGCATGGTCTACGGTCTCCTCGGCCCCAACGGGGCCGGCAAGACCACCACCATCCGCATGGTGCTCGATGTCATCGAGCCGGACACCGGCTCGATCCGGATTCTGGGTTCGCCTAACGGGCAGCCCGGAGTCGTCGACCGCGTCGGCTACCTGCCGGAGGAACGCGGCCTCTATCGCCGCATGACGGTGCGGCGCGTTCTGCTGTTCCTGGCGCAGCTCAAGGGCGTGCCGGCCGCCGACGCCGCGAAACGCATCGACGCGTGGCTCGAGCGCCTGCAGCTGATCACGCCCGAGCGCGACTGGGGCGACGCACGCGTCGAAGAGTTGTCGCGCGGCATGCAGCAGAAGGTGCAGTTCATCGGCGCCCTGGTGCACGACCCGGTGGTGATGATCCTCGACGAACCGTTCAGCGCGCTCGATCCGATCAACGCACAGGCGCTCAAGGACATCATCATCGAGCTCAAGCACGCCGGCAAGACCGTGATCTTCAGCACCCACCTCATGGAAAGCGCCGAGCGACTCTGCGACGCGGTGTGCATCATCGCCAACGGCAGAAAGCTCGTGGACGGCACGCTGGCCGACGTTCGACGAGCGCACGGCGTGCGGCAGGTGGCGCTCGCGCTGGAGGGCGGCTCGCACAACGGCGTCTCGCGCGTGCTCGCGGATCGCACGCTCGTCGCGCGCGTGGACGACTCGAACCAGATGATGGAGTTGGATCTGGCGCCGGAGGCGGACCCGCAGCAGCTGCTGCGCGCGCTGCTCGAGGCCGGAGCGATCGTCCAGCGATTCGAGCTCGTCCAGCCTTCGCTGCACCGCGTGTTCGTGGACCGCGTCTCCGCGCTCTCGTCTAACGGAGAGTCCATGGGAGGGGCCGATGCGTAA
- a CDS encoding porin → MRSSRARHAAIVAASVCAVLPAAAAAQYPLVATPVIPLGNLSPSIKLGGYVSVRDTKHGDSTSFAVNRARLTAMIAPLPYLAVRVQVDFSGNQTETVSSSNTVHGFELTDAYVEFAQAVADSVRWGQFHPALIVGQFKQPFSLEYLTSFAYLRTANRATAIDQLTPKRDIGAMGQVQWSHFVTADASVTNGEGANALSNPDGRELLIGRVTVTPFTWLALAAKLGNEGTDHLRGYDGRIMWRDLLIEGEGIHRSRPLGGDHQDAGGGYVLAAYTFLPWLQPVFKREWFNDTRQLDDTNTDTRDGWSTFGVNLITPRENLRFLTDWIVKSHRPARAVNEVDFQLVANF, encoded by the coding sequence ATGCGATCCTCTCGTGCGCGGCACGCCGCGATCGTCGCCGCGTCCGTCTGCGCCGTCCTTCCCGCCGCCGCCGCGGCACAATATCCGCTCGTGGCAACGCCCGTGATCCCGTTAGGCAACCTGTCCCCCAGCATCAAGCTCGGCGGCTACGTGTCGGTGCGGGACACGAAGCATGGCGATTCCACGAGCTTCGCGGTCAACCGCGCGCGGCTCACGGCGATGATTGCGCCGCTCCCGTACCTGGCCGTCCGCGTGCAGGTCGATTTTTCGGGCAACCAAACCGAAACGGTTTCCTCCAGCAACACGGTGCACGGCTTCGAGCTCACCGATGCGTACGTCGAGTTCGCACAGGCGGTGGCGGATTCGGTGCGGTGGGGGCAATTCCACCCGGCGCTGATCGTTGGGCAATTCAAGCAGCCGTTCAGCCTCGAGTATTTGACGTCGTTCGCCTACCTGCGCACGGCGAACCGCGCGACAGCAATCGATCAGTTGACGCCGAAGCGTGACATCGGCGCGATGGGCCAGGTGCAATGGTCCCATTTCGTCACGGCGGATGCATCGGTGACCAACGGAGAAGGGGCCAACGCGCTGTCGAATCCCGACGGCCGCGAGCTGCTCATCGGGCGCGTGACCGTGACTCCGTTCACGTGGCTGGCGCTTGCCGCGAAGCTGGGCAACGAGGGGACGGACCACTTGAGGGGCTACGACGGGCGCATCATGTGGCGCGACCTGCTCATCGAAGGCGAAGGCATTCATCGATCGCGGCCGCTCGGCGGCGACCATCAGGACGCCGGCGGAGGGTATGTGTTGGCCGCCTACACGTTTCTGCCGTGGCTGCAACCTGTGTTCAAGCGCGAATGGTTCAACGACACGAGACAGTTGGACGACACGAACACGGACACGCGGGATGGGTGGTCGACCTTCGGCGTGAACCTGATCACGCCCAGGGAGAATCTCCGGTTTCTCACGGATTGGATCGTGAAGTCTCACCGTCCAGCGCGTGCCGTCAATGAAGTCGACTTCCAGCTCGTCGCCAATTTCTGA
- a CDS encoding ATP-binding protein: MTVRRKLLLGFTLMVIPALLIGAEAIRTNAQERRALQALGENMARTRTYAELEDAMFNESQVIWRYLSGMDPAARRDFEVNRQVVTYWQGRWRALLRPGESDLADGVDAIQRQMLLVADSVFTLYDAGRHADAFQLAQGELRDRLQPALQEVNRDVYRRARESSVRGAYARLEDILTGEDRVLIGILVLALGLGTFASWLIARGIAYPISELGRAMAIVGGGRLDHPIAVASNDEVGELAVAFARMTEKLRESRADMLRLNTELEAKVAQLQQTQRQLVHAERLASIGEMSAAVAHGLRNPLASLRAAAQVALKRTKNEESREHLQDIIYEADRLDKRVTHLLDFSRPAPFHPLPDTVTRIVQDAVAPFRKLAADRRVDVQVRVAPGLPDVRVDPVQVEQALVEVLSNALDAMPEGGVLCVSAHADDAGTALGGVAIEISDTGVGIPEQVLPSVCEPFFTTRQGGTGLGLATAKRYTEQNGGQLEIESGAGRPGGGTLVRIRLPAAGAQAPRAVVETPPAPASIT, encoded by the coding sequence ATGACCGTCCGCCGAAAGCTCCTCCTCGGATTCACGCTCATGGTCATTCCCGCGCTGCTCATCGGCGCGGAGGCCATTCGTACGAATGCGCAGGAGCGGCGGGCGCTGCAGGCGTTGGGCGAGAACATGGCGCGCACGCGCACCTACGCCGAGCTCGAGGATGCGATGTTCAACGAGTCGCAGGTGATCTGGCGCTATCTGAGCGGGATGGATCCCGCGGCGCGGCGCGACTTCGAGGTGAACCGGCAGGTCGTCACGTACTGGCAGGGTCGCTGGCGCGCGCTGCTGCGCCCGGGCGAATCGGATCTCGCGGACGGCGTCGACGCGATCCAGCGGCAGATGCTCCTGGTGGCCGACAGCGTCTTCACGCTGTACGACGCCGGCCGTCACGCCGATGCATTTCAACTGGCGCAGGGCGAGTTGCGCGACCGGCTGCAACCGGCGCTCCAGGAGGTCAACCGGGACGTGTATCGCCGCGCGCGCGAGTCCAGCGTGCGCGGGGCGTACGCGCGACTCGAGGACATCCTCACCGGCGAAGACCGTGTGCTCATCGGGATTCTGGTGCTTGCGTTAGGCTTGGGCACGTTTGCATCGTGGCTCATCGCGCGCGGGATCGCGTACCCGATCAGCGAATTGGGCAGAGCCATGGCGATCGTCGGCGGCGGCCGGCTCGATCATCCCATTGCCGTCGCCTCGAATGACGAAGTGGGCGAGCTGGCGGTCGCCTTCGCTCGCATGACGGAGAAGCTGCGCGAGTCGCGCGCCGACATGCTGCGGCTCAACACCGAGCTCGAGGCAAAGGTCGCGCAGTTGCAGCAAACGCAGCGGCAACTGGTTCACGCCGAGCGCTTGGCATCGATCGGCGAGATGTCGGCGGCCGTGGCGCACGGGCTGCGCAATCCGCTCGCGAGTCTGCGCGCGGCGGCACAGGTCGCGCTCAAGCGCACGAAGAACGAGGAGTCGCGCGAGCATCTGCAGGACATCATCTACGAGGCGGATCGCCTCGACAAACGCGTCACCCACCTGCTCGACTTCTCGCGCCCAGCGCCGTTTCATCCGCTGCCCGATACCGTGACGCGCATCGTCCAGGATGCGGTGGCGCCGTTCCGGAAGTTGGCGGCCGATCGCCGGGTCGACGTCCAAGTGCGCGTTGCGCCCGGGCTCCCCGACGTGCGCGTGGATCCGGTCCAGGTGGAGCAGGCGCTGGTGGAGGTGCTCTCGAATGCGCTGGACGCGATGCCGGAGGGCGGCGTACTGTGCGTCTCCGCGCACGCCGATGACGCGGGCACTGCGTTAGGCGGCGTGGCGATCGAGATCTCCGACACGGGCGTCGGCATTCCCGAGCAGGTGCTGCCATCGGTGTGCGAACCGTTCTTCACGACGCGGCAAGGAGGAACCGGACTCGGCCTCGCGACTGCCAAACGGTACACGGAGCAGAATGGCGGCCAGCTCGAGATCGAGAGCGGCGCCGGGCGTCCGGGCGGCGGCACCTTGGTCCGGATCCGTCTGCCCGCGGCGGGAGCGCAGGCGCCTCGCGCGGTGGTCGAGACACCGCCGGCGCCGGCGAGCATCACGTGA